DNA from Bordetella genomosp. 13:
ACTGGTCGTAAAGCGGCAGCACGCGTTGCGACGCGCTCTGCAGTTCGGCCATGCGGGTGTCGGCCGAGGGGTGCGTGGACAGGAACTCCGGCGGCGCATTGCCCGATTGCGCCGCGCCCATCTTCTGCCACAGGGTGATCGCGGCACGGGGGTCGTAGCCTGCCCGAGCGGCCAGCTCCACGCCCATGCGGTCGGCCTCGGTCTCGTGGGTGCGGCTGTTGGGCAAGGTGAACATCACTTCGGTCAACCGCCCGCCCAGGTCGGTGACGCTGGGCGTGCCCAGGGCGATGGACAACACCTGCAGCCCCATGCTGGTGGCCATCTGCTGCGACACGCGCTCGCGCGCATGCTCGCGCAGCGCATGCGCGATCTCGTGCCCCATCACGGCGGCCAGCTCGGCATCGGTCGGCTGTATCTTCGACAGCAGACCCGTGTTGACCGCGATCTTGCCGCCCGGCATGCACCAGGCATTGATCTCGTCGGTGGACAGCACGTGGACTTCCCATGCCCATTGGGCAGCGTCGGGCCGGAACGCGCCGACCTGGGCAATCAGCTTGCGCGCGATGCCGTCGACCCTGGCCACCTGGGCCGGATCGCGATCAAGCAGATTCTTCGCACGGGCCTGCTCGAGTATCTGGCTGTACTGCTTGCCGGCCTCCTGCTCGAGCGCCTGCTCGGAGACCAGGCTGGACATGTACTGTTTGCGGTCGACCCCGACCGCGCCGGACTGCGTCGTGTTGACCGAGGCGCAGCCCGCCGTGGCCGCCAGGCCGGCGGCCGCCAAAATCCACTGTATCCGTCTCCAAGCGCGCATCGTCGCCTCCGTATATGCGTGGGTTCTGCATGAAGCGGGGACATCCGACAGCACCCCGCGTACCAATGAAGCCGTAGGCCGGCGGATGCGGCGTATCAGCCGCACTGGCCTCGATGGCGCAGCGCGTGGTCGATAAGCACCAGCGCCAGCAGGGCCTCGGCAATGGGCGTGGCGCGGATGCCCACGCAAGGATCGTGACGGCCCAGGGTCTGCACCATGACGGGATCGCCCGCCCGGTTCACCGAGCGGCGTTCGACCCGGATGCTGGACGTGGGCTTGATGGCGAGCGACACCGTGATGGGCTGCCCGGTGGAAATGCCGCCCAGCACGCCGCCCGCGTGGTTGGTGACGAAACCCTCGGGCGTGATTTCGTCGCCATGCTCGGAGCCGCGCTGCGCGACGCAGTCGAAGCCCGCGCCGATGGAGACGCCCTTGACGGCGTTCAAGCCCATCATCGCGTGGGCGATGTCGGCGTCGAGCCTGTCGTACAGCGGTTCGCCCCAGCCCGCGGGCAGCGACTCGGCCACGACTTCGATGCGCGCGCCCACCGAATCGCCATCGCGGCGCAACTGGTCCATGTAGGCCTCGAGCTCGGGCACGATGGCGGCATTCGGCGCGTAGAAAGGATTGGCCGGCACGTCGTCCCAGGCGACGAACGGAATGGAAATGGGACCGAGCTGGCTCATGTAGCCGCGCACCACGGTGCCGTGCTGGCTGGCGAGCCATTTCTTGGCGATGGCGCCGGCGGCCACGGTGGGCGCGGTAAGCCGCGCCGAGGACCGGCCGCCGCCGCGCGGATCGCGCAGACCGTACTTGCGCCAGTAGGCATAATCGGCGTGGCCCGGTCGGAAGGTGTCGGCAATGGCCGAATAGTCTTTGCTGCGCGCGTCGGTATTGCGGATGAGCAGCCCGATGGGGGTGCCCGTGGTGACGCCTTCGTACACGCCCGACAGGATTTCCACCTGGTCGGCCTCTTGCCGCTGCGTGACGTGGCGCGAGGTACCGGGCCGGCGGCGGTCGAGTTCGAGCTGGATGTCCTCGGCGGCGAGCGGCATTCCGGGAGGACAGCCGTCGACTACGCAGCCGATGGCCGGGCCATGCGATTCGCCGAAATTCGTGACGCGGAACAGAGTGCCTAGGGTATTGCCGGACATGGGTGCAGGGGGATTCGAGGCTGAAGCGAGCCTCGATTATGACATCGACGCCGCGAGATCCCGGATGTCCTGCGCCGGACTGGGCCGACCCAGCAGGAAACCCTGCATCAGATGGCAGCCCAGCGCATCCAGTATCTTGCGCTGCCCGGCGGTTTCCACGCCTTCGGCCACCACGGTCAGGCCCAGGGCCCGGCACATCACCAGCACGGACAGCACCACGTCGCGGCTGACCGCGTCGGTCTCGATGTCGGCGATGAAGCCGCGGTCCAGCTTGACCCAGTCCAGCGGCAGCTTGCGCAAATGCGTCAGGCTGGAATAGCCCACCCCGAAATCGTCCAGCGCCACGCCGATGCCGCGCGCGCGCAGGCTGTTCATGGTGGCGACGTGACGGTCGTATTGCGAGATGAACAGCGATTCGGTGATCTCCAGCACCAGCCTGTTGGGCGGCAGGCGGCTGGCCGCCAGCGCATGATTGACCTGCACCGGCAGCGCTGCGGAGTACATCTGCCGCACCGAAAGGTTGACGTGCAGTTGCCAGGAACCCGGCCAGTCCGCGGCGTGCGAACAGGCGGTCTCGAGCACCCACGCGCCCAGCGGCACGATCAGGCCGGTGCGTTCGGCCAGTTCGATGACCAACGCGGGAGATATCTCGCCCTGCGTGGGATGGCGCCAGCGCAACAGCGCCTCGCACCCCTTGATGGTGGCCGTGGGACTGTCCCACAGCGGCTGGAAGAAGACCTCGAACTGCTCCATCGACGAGGACGCCAGCGCCACGCGCAGGTCGTGCTCGAGCCCGCGGAAGTGGCGCTGGCGCTCGAGCATCGCGGGCTCGAACATGGTCCATGCGGATTCGCTGTCTTCCTCGACGTGCAGCATGGCCAGCAGCAGGCTGCGCTCGAGTTCCTCGATGCTGCTGCCGTGGTCGGGATACAGGGCCACCGCCAGCCTGAACTCGACCAGCAGCGGCTGGCCGTGCATCTCGTACGGCCATGAAAGCTGCTCGATGATGTGCGGCGCCAGCTCGCGGGCGGCCCAGCGGTCGGTGTCCGACGCCCACACCAGGAAGGAATACGAGGCGTAGCGCGCCACCAGGCAATCGGGCGCGACGTGCCGAAGCCGATCGGCCACCATCGCCTGCAACGCCTTGTTGTCGGCGATGTCCAGCATGGCGCTGAGTTCGGCGTGATGCACCACCTGGATCAGGAACATGGCGCCCGGCTGCTCGCGGCCCCGCTGCAGGGAGGGCTGGATGCGGCGATGCAATGCGTCGACCGTCAGGGCGCCGGTGAGGCTGTCGCGTGCCATGCGTCGGCGCAGCACGAGTTCCCTGCACAGGAACAGGACACAGATGACGAGCAACAGCAATGCTGATACGCCCCTCTGTCCGACCAGGTCACTCCAACCCACGAAGACCCCTTTGATGAATCTCGCGCCGATGGAGGGCGCGGACTGTCTTGCGATTAGCCAATAGCACTCGCACCCGCCGGGTGCAGCCGAATTATCTCCGATTTGGTTACGTCCAAATGGCACATTTATCAAATGTTTTCCATTTACTTCTCCGCGCTACCCGTGCCGCGACGCGTTCACACGGCTCGGTACGCGCGTCAAGACGAGCAGCTGACCTCGATCCCGGCAGCCCAATCGGGAGGCAGGGAGGCGTATGCTTCGCGACCCGCCTGAGCCACATACGGGTTCCGCAGCAGTTGGAGCAAAGTGTCGATCTCGCCCGGATCTCCCTGCTGCGCGGCCCGTATGGCCTGCTCGGCCAAGTGGTTGCGCAATACATACAGGGGGTTGACGCGGTCCATGGCCTGGGCGCGCGCCTCGGGCGGCATGTCATCGGCGGCGTGGCGCGCCTGCAGGCGCGTCAGCCATTCGCCGGCGGCGGCGCGGTCGATGAAGAGATCGAGGAACGGCTGCGTCTCGCCCCGCACGGCCAGCGCCAGCCGGCGGAATGCCAGGGTGAAGTCGGCACGGCCGTTGTGCATCAGACGCAACAGATCGTCCAGCAGTCCTTCGTCGTCGGACCGCCACTGCTGGATGCCGACTTTGGCGGCCAGGCGCTGTTGGAAGGCCTGCGTGAACACCGTTTCATAGCCGTCCAGCACGCCGCGCAGCGCCTCGGCGTCCGCCCCCAGGGCGTGGAATGCGCCGGCCAGCCGGTACAGGTTCCATAAGCCCACCGACGGCTGGCGATTCCAGGCATACCGCCCTTCTGTGTCAGTGTGATTGCAGATGTGGCCGAGCTGGAACGTGTCCATGAAGCCATAAGGACCGTAATCCAGCGTCAGGCCGAGGATGGACATGTTGTCGGTGTTCATCACGCCGTGGCAGAAGCCGACGGACTGCCAGTCGGCCATCAGGCGCGCGGTGCGCCGCGTCACCTCGTCCAGCAGCGCCAGCAGCGCCCCGTGCTCGCCTTGCGCGTCGCGGCATTCGGGGTAATGACGGTCGATGACGTAATCGGCCAGTGTCTGCAGCATGTCGGTCTGGCGCAACGATGCCCAATGCTCGAACGAGCCGAACCGGACGAAGCTTGGAGACATGCGGGTGACGATGGCGGCGGTCTCGACGGTTTCCCGCAACACGGGGTCATCGGAAACCACCAGGGCCAGCGCGCGCGTGGTGGGAATGCCCAGCCCCGCCATGGCTTCGCCCGCCAGATACTCGCGCACCGAAGACCGCAGCACGGCGCGGCCGTCACCCATGCGCGAGTATGGCGTGCGGCCGGCGCCCTTCAGCTGCAGCTCCCAGTTGCCCCGCGGACCGCGCACTTCGCCCAGCAGATGCGCGCGCCCATCGCCGAGCTGGCCAGCCCAGACGCCGAACTGGTGTCCGCTGTAGACGGCCGCCAGCGTGTCGCCGCCGGGCAGCGGCGCCATGCCCGACGCCACCGCCAGGAATTCCGGAGTGTGCAGCACGGCCGGATCCAGGCCAATCAGGGCAGCGGCTTCGGCATTGGCATGCAGCAGGCGCGGCTCGGTCAAGGGCCGCGGCGCCAGGCGGGTGTAGAAGGCCGAAGGCAGCGCGGCAAAGGAATTGTCGGTCTGGAGGTCGTGCAGAGTACGGGCACAAGGGCCGGGGGTGTGCGGATCGGAACGGCTGAAAGTGGTCATTGGACTGCCTTCGCCCGGAGGGCAACGATAAGGACACCCGCGGCATGAGCGCCTTCGGACGGCCGGGCGACACAGGTGATGGCGGCCTCCGCCCTGCGGGCTGCGGCATGAGCGTCTTCGGACGGCCGGGCGACGCGTATCGTGGCGGCCTCCGCCCTGCGGGCTGCGGCATGAGCGTCTTCGGACGGCCGGGCGACGCTCATGCTTCCGCCCTTCGGGCTGCGCGCTTGGCGGGGCGCACGTAGCAGATGGCGGCGAGGAAGAATGTGGCCGACAGCGCGATCTCGACGACGGCCAGGGCGGCCGAGGCGGGTTGCGGGTCGGACATGGCGCGGACCACTCCCTCCATCAGGTACAGCAGCGACAGCATGGACGCCCACTGGTAGGTATATACGTCGCCGCGCAGTACGCCGCGCAGGGGGAAGGCCAGCGGCAGGGCCTTCAGGAACAGCCACGATCCGCCGGGGCGTATCGGTGCCAGGAAGAGTTCCCAGGCCACGCACAGCAGCAACAGGGCCACCAGCGCGACCGATGCCACACGGCGTAGGGTCGGGTTCAATGCGACAGTCATGCTGCTATTATCGCCTGATGAAGCATCCGGCCGAGCGCGCCCCTGGCGTCAACGAGGAGGCCCGCCCTCCCAGCTCGCGGCGCCAGACCTGGCTGGCCCGCCTGGGCAAGGTTTTCCGTTTCGCCGCGCAGCGAGCCGAAGAACAGAAGCTGCTGCAGGTGGCGTCCAGCCTTACGTTCACCACCGTGCTGGCGATCGTGCCGATGCTGGCCGTGGCGCTATCCCTGTTCACCGCCTTTCCCCTTTTCCAGGAATTCCGCGTCGCGCTGGAGGACTTCCTCAGCCATAACCTGATGCCCCCATCGGTTTCCGACAACGTCATGGGGTATCTGAATCAATTCGCTCAGCAAGCATCGAGCCTGACCGCCATCGGCGGCGCCTTCCTCATCGTCACGTCGGTGCTGCTGATCATGACCATCGATCAGTCGTTCAACGACATCTGGCATGTGAAGCGACAGCGACCACTGTCGCAACGCGTGCTTGTCTATTGGTCGGTGATCACGCTCGGGCCGCTGGCGGCCGGAGCCAGCTTGTGGGCGACCTCGTTCGTGGCGCGCGAATCGATGGGACTGGTGCAGGACGTGCCCGAGATCGTCAGCCTGGCCATTTCCTTCATTCCGCTGCTGTTGTCGGGCCTGGCCTTCTCGGCGCTGTTCGTGGTGGTGCCCAACCGCAGGATCCTGTGGCGCGACGCCCTGGTGGGCGGGTATGGCACCGCCCTCCTTCTTGAAGTGATGAAGTCGGCGTTCGCCTATTACCTGACTCGCTTCCCGACCTATACGGTCATCTACGGCGCGTTCGCCACGCTGCCCATCTTCCTGTTGTGGCTGTATCTCTCGTGGCTGGCGGTGCTGTTCGGCGCCACCGTGGCGGCCAGCCTGCCGCTGATCCGGCTGGGGCGCTGGGAGATCAACCGCCAGGCCGGGGCGGCCTTCATCGACGCGGTCAATGTGCTGCGCTCGCTGCGTCGCGCGCAGGGCGGCGCGCCTGTCGGCCTGAGCACCGCCGAGCTGGTCAAGCAGCTGCAGCTCAACCATGACGAGCTGAACGACGTGCTGGACGGCCTGGAAGACATGGGCCTGGTGGCGCGCACCGCCGACCAGCGCTGGATCCTGGCCTGCGACCCGCGCACCACCACGCTGGCGCCGGTGTTCGACGAATTCCTCCTCGACCGGCGCCAACGGCGCGTCCGGGACGACCCCGCCCTGTCGGCCGCTGTCGCGAGTGTGCTTTGCAGCACGCCTCCTTCACTGGAAGAACTCGCCGGACAGGCGCACAATACGGCGAATGACGCCACGGCGCGGCCAGCTGCGGCCGTGGTCACGTTGGAAGCGGGCAAGAAGTAGGAACGCGAGTTCCCAAGGAGGAAGCCATGTTGAAAGTCAGCGAGATTCTGCGCGTCAAGGGCAACGCGCTATACACCACATCGCCCGACACGCCGGTCACAGTGGCCGTACAGACCATGAGCGAACAGGACATCGGTTCGCTGGTCATCATGGAGGCCGGCATGCTGGTGGGCATGCTGACCTTCCGCGAAATCATCCGCCACATGCACACGCACGGCGGCGCGCTGGGCAACACCACCATCCGCGCCATCATGGACGATGCGCCGGTCAGCGTCACGCCCAACACCAGCGCCGACGAAGTACAGCGGCTGATGCTGGAGAAACATGCGCGTTACATTCCGGTCATGGACGGTCCCACGCTGCTGGGCGTGATCTCGTTCTACGACATGGCGCAAGCCATCGTGGCCGCACAGCAATTCGAGAACAATATGCTGAAGGCCTACATCCGCGACTGGCCCATGGACAGCAGCGAGAACGAAAGCGAGCAGGCCGAGCAGTCGAGGTCCTGAAGCTCGCCCGCGCTGGCGGCAAGCCGGGGCGCGCGCGACGCACCAGGCGGGGCCGAGTGGACCGATAGGGATCGATCGGGATCGATAGGGGATTACGCAGCCGCCAGCGGCGGTTCGACGTCGGGCTCGAAGTCGCGGCGGTCGCGGTCGGGCCCATGCAAGGTACGCCACGCCTCGTAGATCAGGCCGGGATCGTTGGCGGCCAACTGCCGAGGGTCCGACAACATGCGGCGCCAGCGGCGCGCACCCGACTGTCCGTTCACCAGGCCCAGCATGGGCCGTACGATCACCCTCAGCGGCACGCCAGCGGCCACCTGGTCGGCGGCGTAGCGGGTCATGGCATCGACCACCTGTGCGTCGGTGGGCAGGCGCGTGGCAGGCCACAGCCGCAGCGACACCTCGGACAGCACGCGCGGCGTATGCCAGGCGGCACGGCCCAGCATCACGCCATGGAAGTCCTCGGCGGCTTGCAGCGACTGGCTTGCGTCGGCCAGCCCCCCATTGAGCACAATGACGCAATCCGGAAAATCCTGCTTCAGGCGGCGCACCGCGTCGTAGCGCAGCGGCGGGATTTCGCGGTTGTCCTTGGGCGACAGGCCCTTCAGTACGGCATTGCGGGCATGGACGACGAACACCCGGCACCCCACTTCGTAGAGGTGCCCCACGAAGTCGCGCACGAAATCGTACGAGTCGTCGTAGTCGAGACCCAGCCGGTGCTTTACCGTGACGGGGATGTCCACGGCGTCCTGCATGGCCTTGATGCAATCGGCCACCAGAGCCGGTTCGGCCATCAGGCAGGCGCCGAAGGCGCCGCGCTGCACGCGTTCGGACGGGCAGCCGCAGTTGAGGTTGATCTCGTCGTAACCCCATTGACGGCCCAGCCGCGCGGCCTGCGCCAGCGCGTCGGGTTCGCTGCCGCCCAGTTGCAGGGCCACGGGATGCTCGGCCGCGTCGAAGTCGAGGTGACGCGCCACATTGCCGTGCATCAGGGCGCCGGTGGTGATCATCTCGGTGTACAGGCGTGCGCGCGGCGCCAGAAGCCGGTGAAAGAAGCGGCAATGGCGATCGGTGACGTCGATCATCGGGGCGACGCAGAGCCGCCAGTCGGAGGAGTCCAAGAATTGCTCGGGGGAACGCGGGAATGCCGGTATTTTACGGCGAGCCGGCCCGTGCGCGGGCGCCCGTGCGGCGTAGTCTAAAATTGCGCCGCGAGCCGCTCCGGGTGCGGCTTGCGCGTCCGCCAAACCCCTCCGCTTTCGCCAATGGCCGTATTCACTCCTGTATCCGACGATGACGCACGCGCGCTGCTGACGCGCTACCAACTGGGAGACCTGGTGTCGCTGCGCGGCATCACGGCCGGCATCGAGAACACCAACTATTTCCTGCATACGACTCACGGCGAGTACGTGTTGACCCTGTTCGAGGTGTTGACGCAAGAGCAGTTGCCGTTCTACATCGAGTTGATGCACCACCTCGCCCAGCGCGGCATTCCGGTGCCCGAGCCCCAGACGCTGCGCGACGGCACCCGTCTGACGAGCCTGCATGGCAAACCCTGCGCCATCGTCAGCCGTCTGCCGGGCGGCTACGAACCTGCGCCGGGCGCGGCCCACTGCAGCCTGGCCGGCGACACGCTGGCGCGCGCGCACCTGGCCGCGCGCGATTTTGCGCTGGTCCAGCCCAATCTGCGCGGCCTGGCCTGGTGGCAGCAGACCGTGCCGAAGGTGCTGCCTTTCATGCAGGACGACCAGGCCGCGCTGTTGCAGAACGAACTGGCCGCGCAGACCGAAGCGGCCGCAACGGCCACCTGGCGCGCGCTGCCCTCGGGTCCCGCCCATTGCGATCTGTTCCGCGACAACGTGCTGTTCGCCGGCACGTTCGAGGCGCCGCGCATGGGCGGCATCATCGATTTCTATTTCGCGGGCTGCGACACCTGGCTGTTCGATGTGGCCGTCAGCGTGAATGACTGGTGCATCGTGCGCGACACTGGCGAGTTCGTGCCCGGACTGGCGCAGGCATGGCTGGCCGCCTATGCGGCCCAGCGGCCGTTCACGGAGGATGAGCGCCAGGCCTGGCCCCTGATGCTGCGGGCCGCGGCGCTGCGCTTCTGGGTGTCCCGCCTGTACGATTTCTACGTGCCGCGCCCGGCGCAGACGCTGAAGCCGCACGATCCGCGACATTTCGAGCGTGTGTTGCTGGCGCGCCACCGTGGCGCCCTGCCCGCCTTGCCCTGAGCCCGGGCATACGCATAATCGAACATGACGCGCGCCTTCGCATACCTCATTCATTAGAAGACTCATGCAAGCAGCATCGCTACCCGCAAGCGCCGGCTGGCAATGGATACGTACTGGCCTGCAGCTGTTCCTGAAGCAGCCGCTGGCCATGTTCACCTGGTCGATGGTGGTGGGACTGTTCGTGCTGTTCGCGGCGCTGACGCTGCCCATCGGGCCGTTGCTTCTGCCCGTTCTGATGCCCATCGTGGCGCTGATGAGCCTGTCGGCGTCCAAGCACATCGAAGCGGGACGCACCATGCTGCCGTCGATGTGGCCCAAGCCGCTGCAGCGGCCCGGCGTGTTCAAGAAGCTGTCGATGATGGGCATGCTGTACGCGGCCGCGGTGCTGGCCGCCGAGATCGTCGCGGTGCTGCCCTTCGCGGGCAATATCGCCGAGGGCGTGAACCTGGCCACGGCCAGCAAGGACATCGGCCCCATGCTGGCCGCCATGCGCGAGCCCCTGATACTGTTCGCCCTGCTGTACCTGCCCATCGCGGCCCTTTTCTGGCATGCGCCGGTGCTGGTGGCGTGGCATGGCCTGCGCATGACGCAGGCGCTGTTCTTCTCGGGCGTGGCCTGCTGGCGAAACAAGTGGGCCTTCCTGGTGTACGGAGTGGCGTGGGCGCTGATCTTCATGTTTATCGACCTGGCTACCGGTCTACTGGTGGCGGCCGGCCTGCCCGCGCCGCTGATGAATGCGCTGCAGATGCCGGTGAACATCGCGGCGGGCGGCGTGCTGTACAGCAGCTTCTATCCGGCCTATACCACCATCTTCGGCAGCGATGACGCCAGCACGGGTCTCGACGACCGCGACGGCGCCACGGCATAGGGCCGCACGCCAGGGCGCAAGCGTCCTCACCCGCAGAACCCGGCCGTTGCGGTCGATGAAGGCCACCTGGATGGCGTAGGCCATCCCCGCCGTATGGACGCCCCGGCACGGGCGCAGCAAGACGCCGCTGCGTGGCCCGGGCGGCCGCCTGCGCGGCAGCAGGCCCAGCAGCCGGGCGCACGGTGTGCCCAGGGACAGCAGGCGCAGGCGATCGGCGGGCAGCGAGGTCGCCATGGCAGTCATCCCAGGGCCGGCAACAGTTGCAGCGCTATCGGGAAGCCCAGCACGATGAAGGTGCAGGGAAAGATGCAGCCGATCAAGGGCAACAACATCTTCACCGGCGCCTCCATGGCCAGGCGCTCGGCGCGCTGGAAACGGTCGGCCCGGCACTGCGCCGCCTGTCCGCGCATCAATGGCCCCAAGCTCATTCCCAGCGTATCCGCCTGCGCCAGCGACGCCACCCAGGCCTGCAGCGAAGAACTGCCGCTGCGGGCCGCCATGGCCTTCAGCGCCGCCGTGCGGCCCATGCCGGCACGCATATCGGCCAGCGCGCCGCCCAGGATTTCCTTCAACGGCCCGGGCGGCGCGCATTGCACGGACTGCTGCAGCGCGCCGTGCAAGCCGAGCCCGGCCTCGACACACAGCGTCATGAGGTCCAGCACGAACGGCATGTCGCGGTCTATACGAAGCCGACGGTGGATCGCCACTCGGCGCAACCACAGGCGCGGCAGCACGCCGGCCAGGGCCGCCGCGGCGGCCGCAGGCACGAGCGCCTGGAGCTGCATGCGCCATGCGATCGCCGCCGCGGCGCAACCGGCGCAAAGCGAAGCCAGCCACGCCAGCGCGGCCAGGTCGCGGTCGGTTACCTGCGGCGGCAAGCCCGCGCGCTCCATCAGGCGCTGCCAGCGCGCGCGTGCACGCCAGGACAGCAGAGGTCCGGCGATGCGGGCCAGCCACGATGTCCAGGGCCACGCGGCCCGCCACCACCACGGCAGGGGCGGCTCGAGGCGCGGCGGCCGCTGTCCGCGCCACAGCGGGACGCAGATCGCGTATGCCGCCAGGGCGGCACACAGGCCCGCCAATCCCATTGCCAAGGCGATGAACATGAACGCCCGTCCTCAGATATCGATATCGACGATGCGGCGGATCA
Protein-coding regions in this window:
- a CDS encoding YihY family inner membrane protein — encoded protein: MKHPAERAPGVNEEARPPSSRRQTWLARLGKVFRFAAQRAEEQKLLQVASSLTFTTVLAIVPMLAVALSLFTAFPLFQEFRVALEDFLSHNLMPPSVSDNVMGYLNQFAQQASSLTAIGGAFLIVTSVLLIMTIDQSFNDIWHVKRQRPLSQRVLVYWSVITLGPLAAGASLWATSFVARESMGLVQDVPEIVSLAISFIPLLLSGLAFSALFVVVPNRRILWRDALVGGYGTALLLEVMKSAFAYYLTRFPTYTVIYGAFATLPIFLLWLYLSWLAVLFGATVAASLPLIRLGRWEINRQAGAAFIDAVNVLRSLRRAQGGAPVGLSTAELVKQLQLNHDELNDVLDGLEDMGLVARTADQRWILACDPRTTTLAPVFDEFLLDRRQRRVRDDPALSAAVASVLCSTPPSLEELAGQAHNTANDATARPAAAVVTLEAGKK
- a CDS encoding DUF2069 domain-containing protein, whose protein sequence is MTVALNPTLRRVASVALVALLLLCVAWELFLAPIRPGGSWLFLKALPLAFPLRGVLRGDVYTYQWASMLSLLYLMEGVVRAMSDPQPASAALAVVEIALSATFFLAAICYVRPAKRAARRAEA
- a CDS encoding CBS domain-containing protein — its product is MLKVSEILRVKGNALYTTSPDTPVTVAVQTMSEQDIGSLVIMEAGMLVGMLTFREIIRHMHTHGGALGNTTIRAIMDDAPVSVTPNTSADEVQRLMLEKHARYIPVMDGPTLLGVISFYDMAQAIVAAQQFENNMLKAYIRDWPMDSSENESEQAEQSRS
- the aroC gene encoding chorismate synthase; the protein is MSGNTLGTLFRVTNFGESHGPAIGCVVDGCPPGMPLAAEDIQLELDRRRPGTSRHVTQRQEADQVEILSGVYEGVTTGTPIGLLIRNTDARSKDYSAIADTFRPGHADYAYWRKYGLRDPRGGGRSSARLTAPTVAAGAIAKKWLASQHGTVVRGYMSQLGPISIPFVAWDDVPANPFYAPNAAIVPELEAYMDQLRRDGDSVGARIEVVAESLPAGWGEPLYDRLDADIAHAMMGLNAVKGVSIGAGFDCVAQRGSEHGDEITPEGFVTNHAGGVLGGISTGQPITVSLAIKPTSSIRVERRSVNRAGDPVMVQTLGRHDPCVGIRATPIAEALLALVLIDHALRHRGQCG
- a CDS encoding homoserine kinase, which produces MAVFTPVSDDDARALLTRYQLGDLVSLRGITAGIENTNYFLHTTHGEYVLTLFEVLTQEQLPFYIELMHHLAQRGIPVPEPQTLRDGTRLTSLHGKPCAIVSRLPGGYEPAPGAAHCSLAGDTLARAHLAARDFALVQPNLRGLAWWQQTVPKVLPFMQDDQAALLQNELAAQTEAAATATWRALPSGPAHCDLFRDNVLFAGTFEAPRMGGIIDFYFAGCDTWLFDVAVSVNDWCIVRDTGEFVPGLAQAWLAAYAAQRPFTEDERQAWPLMLRAAALRFWVSRLYDFYVPRPAQTLKPHDPRHFERVLLARHRGALPALP
- the dusA gene encoding tRNA dihydrouridine(20/20a) synthase DusA, with amino-acid sequence MIDVTDRHCRFFHRLLAPRARLYTEMITTGALMHGNVARHLDFDAAEHPVALQLGGSEPDALAQAARLGRQWGYDEINLNCGCPSERVQRGAFGACLMAEPALVADCIKAMQDAVDIPVTVKHRLGLDYDDSYDFVRDFVGHLYEVGCRVFVVHARNAVLKGLSPKDNREIPPLRYDAVRRLKQDFPDCVIVLNGGLADASQSLQAAEDFHGVMLGRAAWHTPRVLSEVSLRLWPATRLPTDAQVVDAMTRYAADQVAAGVPLRVIVRPMLGLVNGQSGARRWRRMLSDPRQLAANDPGLIYEAWRTLHGPDRDRRDFEPDVEPPLAAA
- a CDS encoding type II secretion system F family protein, whose product is MFIALAMGLAGLCAALAAYAICVPLWRGQRPPRLEPPLPWWWRAAWPWTSWLARIAGPLLSWRARARWQRLMERAGLPPQVTDRDLAALAWLASLCAGCAAAAIAWRMQLQALVPAAAAAALAGVLPRLWLRRVAIHRRLRIDRDMPFVLDLMTLCVEAGLGLHGALQQSVQCAPPGPLKEILGGALADMRAGMGRTAALKAMAARSGSSSLQAWVASLAQADTLGMSLGPLMRGQAAQCRADRFQRAERLAMEAPVKMLLPLIGCIFPCTFIVLGFPIALQLLPALG
- a CDS encoding protein adenylyltransferase SelO: MTTFSRSDPHTPGPCARTLHDLQTDNSFAALPSAFYTRLAPRPLTEPRLLHANAEAAALIGLDPAVLHTPEFLAVASGMAPLPGGDTLAAVYSGHQFGVWAGQLGDGRAHLLGEVRGPRGNWELQLKGAGRTPYSRMGDGRAVLRSSVREYLAGEAMAGLGIPTTRALALVVSDDPVLRETVETAAIVTRMSPSFVRFGSFEHWASLRQTDMLQTLADYVIDRHYPECRDAQGEHGALLALLDEVTRRTARLMADWQSVGFCHGVMNTDNMSILGLTLDYGPYGFMDTFQLGHICNHTDTEGRYAWNRQPSVGLWNLYRLAGAFHALGADAEALRGVLDGYETVFTQAFQQRLAAKVGIQQWRSDDEGLLDDLLRLMHNGRADFTLAFRRLALAVRGETQPFLDLFIDRAAAGEWLTRLQARHAADDMPPEARAQAMDRVNPLYVLRNHLAEQAIRAAQQGDPGEIDTLLQLLRNPYVAQAGREAYASLPPDWAAGIEVSCSS
- a CDS encoding BPSS1780 family membrane protein, producing MQAASLPASAGWQWIRTGLQLFLKQPLAMFTWSMVVGLFVLFAALTLPIGPLLLPVLMPIVALMSLSASKHIEAGRTMLPSMWPKPLQRPGVFKKLSMMGMLYAAAVLAAEIVAVLPFAGNIAEGVNLATASKDIGPMLAAMREPLILFALLYLPIAALFWHAPVLVAWHGLRMTQALFFSGVACWRNKWAFLVYGVAWALIFMFIDLATGLLVAAGLPAPLMNALQMPVNIAAGGVLYSSFYPAYTTIFGSDDASTGLDDRDGATA
- a CDS encoding putative bifunctional diguanylate cyclase/phosphodiesterase, translating into MGWSDLVGQRGVSALLLLVICVLFLCRELVLRRRMARDSLTGALTVDALHRRIQPSLQRGREQPGAMFLIQVVHHAELSAMLDIADNKALQAMVADRLRHVAPDCLVARYASYSFLVWASDTDRWAARELAPHIIEQLSWPYEMHGQPLLVEFRLAVALYPDHGSSIEELERSLLLAMLHVEEDSESAWTMFEPAMLERQRHFRGLEHDLRVALASSSMEQFEVFFQPLWDSPTATIKGCEALLRWRHPTQGEISPALVIELAERTGLIVPLGAWVLETACSHAADWPGSWQLHVNLSVRQMYSAALPVQVNHALAASRLPPNRLVLEITESLFISQYDRHVATMNSLRARGIGVALDDFGVGYSSLTHLRKLPLDWVKLDRGFIADIETDAVSRDVVLSVLVMCRALGLTVVAEGVETAGQRKILDALGCHLMQGFLLGRPSPAQDIRDLAASMS
- a CDS encoding M48 family metallopeptidase, which translates into the protein MRAWRRIQWILAAAGLAATAGCASVNTTQSGAVGVDRKQYMSSLVSEQALEQEAGKQYSQILEQARAKNLLDRDPAQVARVDGIARKLIAQVGAFRPDAAQWAWEVHVLSTDEINAWCMPGGKIAVNTGLLSKIQPTDAELAAVMGHEIAHALREHARERVSQQMATSMGLQVLSIALGTPSVTDLGGRLTEVMFTLPNSRTHETEADRMGVELAARAGYDPRAAITLWQKMGAAQSGNAPPEFLSTHPSADTRMAELQSASQRVLPLYDQSKSGAAR